DNA sequence from the Carassius gibelio isolate Cgi1373 ecotype wild population from Czech Republic chromosome A14, carGib1.2-hapl.c, whole genome shotgun sequence genome:
TCACCATTTCTAGATAAAGTGAGTAAACAGCAGAGCAGTTTACGCCACAGGCGCTCAGGGTCGTATTGCAATGACGTTTTAGTGTTatatcctttaattttttttcatttagagcCCATCATGCTTCATGCAAGCCTTTCCCTTGTGCATTACTTCTCAATAAAGAGACTAAAATGCCATTAATAatggatttttacatttacagctaTATAAAATAGCACTAATAATCTTATTGcttattatacataatatattcACAATAGTAACTTTCATAACTTCTCCTAGCCTGGAAATCACAGTTCTATCACGAACCATGCTAAAAGCATTATGGTTTGGAATAGAAGTACGTCATGTCTGCTTGCTTGCTTCATCATCTCAGTTGTCTCCACTGGACGTCTAAATGGATGTTAAAAGTGCACAAGATTTTCTTCACAACATAAGAGTGGTACTACTTTAGTGCAGTTTGTATACTTATTGCATTACCACAAATGATGCCAACTGACAATCTACTGGAAGCTGATTCTGTGGAGTCTGTATATTACATAAACACATTACACCGTTTATGCACATTatgtatactttttatattttcaagcATTTTGTAGATCCACTTAAATCgatcatttagaattattttaagAAATCCGCACATTTTGTAGACTCTGCAGTAAGTCATGTGAATTATGTACAATGTATTTATATGCATCGCTCGGCATCTGTAAAAACTGCAAGGATTAGATCATGCACTCTATATTTTAACCCATCATTACAATTGAGTACACGGTGAAGTGATTTACTCTAAACTAAAATCGACAAAACCCCTCAGTTAAATGGGTTAAGGAAACATTAACATAATTAAGTAAAATAtgcaaacaaataatattaaaatgtacattcaAACCACAGTGAACCAGTACCAAAACAGTACAATATAACAGCtctataaaaaaatcaaatatgaacacacacacaattaaaatagcaagcaaaaccaaacattttaacataacattttaatagaCTTCTggacaaaatgtacatttcaatTGTTTCTTGGTGACTCTTCATTTGATGTTTTCAAGTCCCTGTGAAATAAAGCAGAATATTAAAACACTAGATATTGTGAGCATATTCAGAACTGATACGTTAAACATAAATATACGTTAAACATACCTTCGCATGGTAGTGTGCACCAGTTCCAGACACTCTCCTGTCTCTCTCCATCAAATACCAGTGATAGGGAACCCGTGCGATCCTCTTTTCCTAAATACAAGTGGATTACATGTACAGAAATATCAGACTTATTGTCCAGCTGAAACAAGGGTTTATTTGTATTGAATGATTCATTAAAGCATACTCAGTGACTGAGAGTGACAAAACAaagctcatcatcatcatcatcataactcACCTTTCCACCGTTTGTGAACTTCTGGATTTGAGCAGTTGCGATGCCAGGAATCATCAGACAGACTGTCATAACAGCAAAGCCGGGCAATATCTCATACCACATGATTGTGGTGACATATAAGTGTACAAACACAGACAAATTATTGCAGAGGACACGAATTATTtaaagttttccaaaaaaaaaaaaaaccttgcaaaaTGTCTGCCCATATGACGGACGGTCACAAAAACAACTTCCGAGATGTGGATGAGGGCCTGGCTCCATATAATTCACTTCCGCATCTGAAAACCTCGGCTGTAATACTGCAGCGCCGCTTTGTGGCCCTTATTAGTGTAAGTATTATACTGCTAAACCTACTATACATGTCCTTCTaaaaatattagcatattgtgataaaagttcattattttccataatgtaatgataaaaattaaactttcatatattttagattcattgcacaccaactgaaatatttcaggtcttttattgttttaatactgatgattttggcatacagctcatgaaaacccaaaattcctatctcaaaaaattagcatatcatgaaaaggttctctaaacaagctattaacctaaCCATCTGAATCaattaattaactctaaacacctgcaaaagattcctgaggcttttaaaaactcccagtctagttcattactcaaaaccgcaatcatgggtaaggctgccgacctgactgctgtccagaaggccatcattgacaccctcaagcgagagggtaagacacagaaagaaatttctgaacgaataggctgttcccagagtgctgtatcaaggcacctcagtgggaagtctgtgggaaggaaaaagtgtggcaaaaaaacgctgtacaacgagaagaggtgaccggaccctgaggaagattgtggactgagtctggagtagaaacatccagagccaccgtgcacaggcgtgtgtaggaaatgggctacagagaagcagcactggactgttgctcagtggtccaaagtacttttttcggatgaaagcaaattttgcatgtcattcggaaatcaaggtgccagagtctggaggaagactggggagaaggaaatgccaaaatgcctgaagtccagtgtcaagtacccacagtcagtgatggtctggggtgccatgtcagctgctggtgttggtccactgtgttttatcaagggcagggtcaatgcagctagctatcaggagattttggagcactttatgcttccatctgctgaaaagctttatggagatgaagatttcatttttcagcacgacctggcacctgctcacagtgccaaaaccactggtaaatggtttactgaacatggtattactgtgctcaattgacctgccaactctcctgacctgaaccccatagagaatctctggaatattgtgaagagaaagttgagagacgcaagacccaacactctggatgagcttaaggccgctatcgaagcatcctgggcctccataacacctcagcagtgccacagactgattgcatccatgccacgccgcattgaagcagtcatttctgcaaaaggatttccgaccaagtattgagtgcataactgaacataattatttgaaggttgactttttttgtattaaaaacacttttcttttattggtcgagTGAAATATGCTATAGATAGATAATAGATAgtaattttgggttttcatgagctgtatgccaaaatcatcagtattaaaacaataaaagacctgacatatttcagttggtgtgcaatgaatctaaaatatatgaaagtttaatttttccatccacaattcataaaaaaaaaaacacatggaacttcctgtcattgaaatcatttaaaaatcaaattgacaggttagaaaaaaaaagcctcaggcccaaatattcagttatcactaatgaactgtttgacaaacacttcttgcttcgaagtacagatctgaattaaaaaagaaatcacaaacagtccccggagtctcaatctgaatcaacggggtcgcaaacatgctccgaagtgctgatctgaatcgaTCGAGTCGCgagcatgctccgaagtgccgatctaaatcaaccgagtcgcgaacaggctccgaagtgccgatctgaatcaaccgagtcgcgaacaggctccgaaatgccgatctgaatcaacagattcgcgaacaggctccgaagtgcagatctgaatcaaccgagtcgcgaaaaggctccgaagtgcctatctgaatcaacagattcgcgaacaggctccgaagtgccgatctgaatcaacagattagcgagcaggctccgaagtgccgatctgaatcaaccgagtcgcgaacatgctccgaagtgccgatctgaatcaaccgagtcgcgaacatgctccgaactgccgatctgaatcaaccgagtcgcgaacaggctccgaactgccgatctgaatcaacagattcgcgaacaggctccgaagtgccgatctgaatcaaccgagtcgcgaacaggctcagaagtgccgatctgaatcaacagtttcgcgaacaggctccgaagtgccgatctgaatcaaccgagtcgcgaaaaggttccgaagtgccgatctgaatcaacagattcgcgaacaggctccgaagtcccgatctgaatcaacagattcgcgaacaggctccgaagtcccgatctgaaaacttcgaccaaagaatgtaaaaaataactctatttctctaataactctaataactttacaactctatgaaagactcagaccacgtatctaaaaataaatcgctatagtaaaagagaaataataagaggggtgaagtttcctaccgttctgctgtgtttggccctcacacgcgcgtttacagcactaaattaataatctttgctaattattatacatttacttcattgtcagcttcaggtacttcatttattatttttcaatgaaccgtttgatacaaaaaaaggttgtatttcagtaataattcaaaattatcaaaataaaatatataaaataatgttttatattttaatatcctttaaaatataattaatttctgtgatgtgcagctgtattttcagcatcattcctccagtcttcagtgtcacatgatcttcagaaatcagtctaatatgatgatttattattagaattattaatatttgtaatgccaaatattattttggaatctgtgatgctttttttccggattcttcgatgtatatatattttttttaagaacagcgtttattcaaaatataaatctcttctaacaattaTGGAAAATattgaacttttatcacaatatgctaatttttttagaaggacctgtagtaTTCACATACTTATGGACACTTTGTTTATCATGTCGTGTGTTGCCaagaattacattttattcatttttgaacgATATTGCCTAATGATAAAAATAGTTTAAGAACTGGGAGAAACACAGCAATGTCTAGCCTGTCCACTCTTTATGTAATAGCCACTTAAGTTCAGAAAAAGAGATAAGTATTAGgaagtgtgtgtatttattttatagtgtcAAGTATGCTGTTAGTGTCATTAACAGTTACTAATTGTCGTCGAGTTTTCTCCCTAGCAAGAGTCCATTTGACAACGACACATTAAGCAGAGTGGAAGACTGGACGATCGTCGCTTTATCGAGAGACTCTTTGCATCAGGAGCTGTGGCCAATCAGAGACGCCTGCTGGTGTGACGAAGAAACAACTGCGGAAAGTTGGGCAGTGGAGAGAGATAGCAGCACAACACACAACTGATAACAGAAAGAAACATACGAAGTAAGACATCGCTACAGAAGTTGGCAAAGGATCATGAAGGAGGATAAGGAAAACACGCGTCCCAGAGAAAAGAAAGTGGAAATAAAATGTGATGAAAATGAAAAGCCAAATAAAGAGAAGAAGGAGGCTTTGACAAAGGTAGTTAGTTAGCAGGCTAGCTGGCTACATTCCTGCTACAAATAGACTATAAACAGCGCAGCCAGCTGCTTTCATTTGAAATACTATAAATTATtgtttgcagctgtatttttactAACACGTTTATATATTATTCTCTTTTTGATTTCAACATTGCAGTTGAATATAACCGAAAAGGCCGGTTAGCAAACCCCCCTGTCAAAGTTTCCAATCACTGCGGGGATTCGGCACTTTGTtagcaaaataataaagaggAATCGCCTAAAAACTTTGACAGGGGGATTTCTGTGGATATAGCCACAAACGATAACTTATAGTACTGTACTGTGAATGTCAGATCTAGTTTCAatcacattaatattattataaacagtaatacatatacatactgataaataacaaaaaaatgtaacttaTAGCCTgagtgcactgtaagtcgctttggataaaagcatacatttaaatttatatagtatatatgcATATAGGTTAACAACTCTTATTCTATACTATATATCTTATTTGTCATATGTGTATTAAAGCGTATAAAACACATAAAGTGTGTGCAAgtaatttttgttctttttacactattttattgtattgtttttttagattGTGATCCGGCGTCTCCCTCCAAGTCTTACTAAAGAAGATTTAGTGGAACAACTGCAGCCTCTTCCAGAGCTGGATTACCTGGAGTTTTTCTCTAGTGATACTAGGTCTGTAGATTCATTCTTTTAGAAAAGAGAACAGAAGAGTGATGAAAGGTATTTGATGGCTGATCGAGATGTTCGTTTTATTTCCAGTCTTTTCCCTCATCTGTTTTCAAGAGCGTATCTGAATTTCAAAAATCAAGATGACGTAGTTCTCTTCAGGGACCGGTTCGATGGCTATGTCTTCATTGATAGTCGAGGTTTGTCTTTGGCGTGTCATGATAATTTGCAGGATTCTGTTTACTAGCTAATCAGTGGTTTTAGGAGTCCGAAATTATGTTATAGAGTCTTTAGACTGAGATGGTTTGTGTGCTGGGAAGTTTTGAATGAACGTCTCTAACAGTGCGATCTGtgttatcttctttttttttcccccacattaGGTCAAGAATATCCAGCAATTGTTGAGTTTGCGCCATTCCAGAAAACTGCTAAGAAAAGAAGCAAGAAGAAAGATGCCAAAAG
Encoded proteins:
- the LOC128027212 gene encoding NADH dehydrogenase [ubiquinone] 1 alpha subcomplex subunit 1; the protein is MWYEILPGFAVMTVCLMIPGIATAQIQKFTNGGKEKRIARVPYHWYLMERDRRVSGTGAHYHAKGLENIK